One genomic window of Aethina tumida isolate Nest 87 chromosome 3, icAetTumi1.1, whole genome shotgun sequence includes the following:
- the LOC109594385 gene encoding surfeit locus protein 4 homolog, with the protein MNIPNEYISNAEDIADQVTRKLKHILPTLARVCLISTFFEDGLRMWFQWSEQREYMDMSWGCGKFLATIFVLVNLVGQLGGCVMVVIRYKVPIACGVLFFIVVLQTVAYSILWDMQFLLRNFALIGALLLVLAESRGEAKSLFAGVPSLGENKHKNYLQLSGRILLVFMFITLIRFEFSFLSIVLDLLGSTIMILVTIGYKTKLSASILVVLLTTLNFYHNAWWNIPDYKPLRDFLKYDFFQTLSVIGGLLMIVYLGPGGVSMDEHKKKW; encoded by the exons ATGAATATTCCAAACGAATATATATCAAATGCCGAAGACATTGCAGATCag GTTACAAGAAAATTGAAACACATATTGCCCACTTTAGCTAGAGTATGTCTAATTTCAACATTCTTCGAGGATGGCCTCAGAATGTGGTTCCAGTGGTCAGAACAGAGAGAATATATGGACATGTCATGGGGTTGTGGCAAATTTTTAGCAACGATTTTCgtattagttaatttagttGGACAACTTGGTGGATGTGTTATGGTAGTAATCAGATACAAGGTCCCCATTGCTTGTGGAGTGCTATTTTTCATTGTTGTCCTGCAG ACAGTGGCATACAGTATTTTATGGGACATGCAATTTTTGCTTAGAAATTTCGCCCTTATTGGAGCCTTGTTGCTTGTACTAGCTGAAAGCCGAGGAGAGGCTAAGAGTTTATTTGCTGGTGTACCATCTTTGGGAGAAAACaagcataaaaattatttacaactctctggaagaattttattagtttttatgtttattacattaatcagATTTGAATTCAGTTTTCTCTCT ATTGTTTTGGATTTGCTGGGTTCAACTATTATGATATTAGTGACAATAGGTTACAAAACCAAATTGTCAGCATCAATTTTAGTTGTTCTCCtaacaacattaaatttctatCACAATGCTTGGTGGAATATTCCTGATTATAAACCATTGAgagatttcttaaaatatgactTCTTCCAG ACACTGTCCGTGATTGGAGGACTTCTGATGATTGTATATTTAGGCCCTGGTGGAGTATCAATGGACGAACACAAGAAAAagtggtaa
- the LOC109594386 gene encoding ubiquitin-like protein 5, whose product MIEITCNDRLGKKVRVKCNPDDTVGDLKKLIAAQTGTRWDKIVLKKWYTTYKDHIQLQDYEIHDGMNIELYYQ is encoded by the exons ATGATTGAAATAACTTGCAACGATCGTTTGGGAAAGAAAGTAAGAGTGAAATGTAATCCCGACGATACTGTGGGTGATTTGAAAAAGCTTATAGCAGCTCAGACTGGTACACGATGGgacaaaattgttttgaaaaaatggtACACCACATACAAAGATCACATTCAACTACAAGATT ATGAAATTCATGATGGGATGAACATTGAGTTATACTACCAGTAA